A single region of the Procambarus clarkii isolate CNS0578487 chromosome 94, FALCON_Pclarkii_2.0, whole genome shotgun sequence genome encodes:
- the LOC123747354 gene encoding uncharacterized protein, with protein MSVAERPARRQVHGDAAPSSPSYTTAQMARRAGLSRPVCFISGVLLLTFLQFFVKVCIFQVSSYPEGTRQESKFSSYQETVSNKNGRALKSEKSSEFASRYTTAIERFPKMNCSLVHDSKELKENVSVITQESDALMKALYSSNRTRVRITRSINISDKREFTACFLQLNVNYCTCSRTVTTRQAHTCPSKSVTVDELLQEIKSSLGESSCGDSATLRGGGQKVVSFSVYGQFPSEYYEGLKKLLPVVGEMYPGWTVRVYLDLSTGTLQDWACSLACHHPHLDLCNVRQLPVLGDVSGSTGRVWRFAVMADALVDRYVIRDTDSPILQREVDAVNQWLSSGTCYHVMRDNLFHSVPMLAGMWGGCNSWHQEAARAVRTRALCQGLGPFDDQEILKLYLWPVARLNATVHDSYTCKRFGKSLPFPSERVNFTFVGQRSYRNRYRRERTYIACPINCRPKKHKNWFYC; from the exons atGTCAGTCGCAGAGCGGCCGGCGAGGAGGCAGGTACACGGCGACGctgctccctcctcgccctcctacacCACTGCACAG ATGGCGCGACGGGCGGGTCTGAGTCGTCCGGTCTGCTTCATCTCTGGCGTCTTGCTGCTGACTTTCTTACAATTTTTCGTCAAGGTCTGTATCTTCCAGGTCTCCTCGTATCCGGAAGGAACTAGACAAGAATCAAAATTCTCGAGTTATCAAGAAACTGTTTCAAATAAGAATGGCAGAGCACTCAAATCTGAGAAATCTTCAGAGTTTGCCTCAAGGTACACAACGGCAATAGAAAGATTTCCAAAAATGAACTGTTCGCTTGTTCATGACTCAAAGGAACTTAAAGAGAATGTCAGCGTCAttactcaagaaagtgatgcacttATGAAGGCCCTATATAGTTCAAATAGGACACGCGTTCGAATAACTAGAAGTATCAACATATCAGACAAGCGAGAGTTTACCGCATGTTTCCTGCAGCTAAATGTTAATTATTGCACTTGTAGCCGGACTGTGACGACCCGCCAAGCCCACACCTGCCCAAGTAAATCCGTTACTGTTGATGAACTCCTACAGGAGATCAAATCCTCCCTTGGGGAGTCTAGCTGTGGAGACTCCGCCACTCTGAGAGGAGGAGGACAGAAA GTAGTGAGCTTTTCAGTGTACGGTCAATTTCCCAGCGAGTACTACGAGGGGTTGAAGAAGCTGTTACCAGTGGTAGGCGAGATGTACCCCGGGTGGACCGTCCGGGTGTACCTAGACCTCAGTACTGGAACCCTGCAGGACTGGGCCTGCTCCCTGGCCTGCCATCACCCCCATCTTGACCTATGTAACGTCAGACAACTACCAG TGTTGGGTGACGTGAGCGGGTCGACGGGGCGGGTGTGGAGGTTCGCGGTGATGGCTGACGCTCTGGTGGACCGCTACGTAATCCGGGACACCGACTCTCCCATCCTACAGCGGGAGGTGGACGCCGTGAACCAGTGGCTGTCCTCAGGCACG TGTTATCACGTGATGCGTGACAACCTCTTCCATTCAGTGCCCATGTTGGCGGGGATGTGGGGCGGGTGCAACAGTTGGCACCAGGAGGCGGCGCGCGCCGTGCGAACTCGCGCCCTCTGCCAGGGCCTGGGCCCCTTCGACGACCAGGAGATacttaaa TTGTACTTGTGGCCTGTCGCTCGTCTCAATGCCACTGTACACGACTCCTATACTTGCAAGAGGTTCGGGAAATCTTTGCCTTTTCCATCAGAGAGAGTCAACTTCACTTTTGTGGGACAGAGATCTTACCGCAACAGATACCGCAGAGAGAGGACCTACATCGCCTGTCCTATCAATTGTCGTCCCAAGAAGCACAAAAACTGGTTTTACTGCTGA
- the LOC123747357 gene encoding ketohexokinase isoform X1: MERRRMSGVGALSLHKILCVGHVCVDMINICSSYPEEDSKIGTTTKTNRCLDQRWQRGGNASNNCTVLGLLGAKPTFFGTIADSPEKRFLLEDFAKFDVNTDYAVIHEGCDCPASCIILSAATGSRTIVHANKNLPEVSVEDFDKIDLSPFKWVHFEGRNVPNVTKMIDRIRQHNKNLRDGIPVTISVEIEKAKPELESLISLPDVLFVSKDYAMYKGYRSMQETLEKVQAQAFPKAVVICPWGEEGASASSSDGNLVHSPAFPPVQVIDTLGAGDTFNAATIFSLSSGRSLKDSITFGCRIAGLKVGVAGWEALRKFAMDGAFSLLENSVEKSNVISVA; the protein is encoded by the exons ATGGAACG CAGAAGGATGTCTGGTGTAGGGGCACTCTCACTGCATAAGATACTGTGTGTTGGACATGTTTGTGTTGACATGATCAACATTTGCTCCAGCTACCCAGAAGAAGATAGTAAAATTGGTACTACAACAAAAACTAACAG ATGTCTGGATCAGCGTTGGCAGCGAGGCGGTAATGCTTCCAACAATTGTACTGTCCTGGGGCTCCTCGGGGCTAAGCCAACCTTTTTTGGCACCATCGCTGACTCCCCTGAGAAGAG ATTCCTCCTTGAAGACTTTGCCAAGTTTGATGTAAACACAGATTATGCCGTCATACACGAAGGTTGTGACTGTCCAGCGTCGTGCATTATTCTTAGTGCTGCAACAGGGTCACGTACAATTGTGCATGCCAATAAGAATCTTCCAGAAGTTTCTGTGGAAGATTTTGACAAGATTGACTTATCACCATTCAAGTGGGTTCATTTTGAG GGGCGAAATGTGCCAAATGTTACAAAAATGATTGACCGCATAAGGCAGCACAATAAAAACCTTCGGGATGGGATCCCTGTCACTATTTCTGTTGAAATAGAGAAAGCAAAACCTGAGCTTGAGTCACTCATTTCCTTGCCAGATGTGCTCTTTGTCTCCAAGGACTATGCCATGTATAAAGGATACAGAAGTATGCAAGAAACGCTTGAGAAAGTCCAAGCTCAAGCATTTCCCAA GGCCGTTGTGATATGTCCATGGGGAGAAGAAGGTGCAAGTGCAAGCAGCAGTGATGGCAATTTGGTGCATAGTCCTGCCTTCCCTCCTGTCCAAGTGATAGACACATTGGGTGCTGGGGATACCTTCAATGCTGCTACTATATTTTCACTCTCTAGTGGTCGCAGTTTAAAAGATAGTATTACTTTTGGGTGTCGAATTGCAGGCTTGAAAGTTGGCGTTGCAGGATGGGAAGCGCTAAGAAAATTTGCAATGGATGGAGCTTTCTCTTTGTTAGAAAATTCAGTTGAAAAGAGCAATGTTATCAGTGTCGCCTGA
- the LOC123747357 gene encoding ketohexokinase isoform X3 produces MSGVGALSLHKILCVGHVCVDMINICSSYPEEDSKIGTTTKTNRCLDQRWQRGGNASNNCTVLGLLGAKPTFFGTIADSPEKRFLLEDFAKFDVNTDYAVIHEGCDCPASCIILSAATGSRTIVHANKNLPEVSVEDFDKIDLSPFKWVHFEGRNVPNVTKMIDRIRQHNKNLRDGIPVTISVEIEKAKPELESLISLPDVLFVSKDYAMYKGYRSMQETLEKVQAQAFPKAVVICPWGEEGASASSSDGNLVHSPAFPPVQVIDTLGAGDTFNAATIFSLSSGRSLKDSITFGCRIAGLKVGVAGWEALRKFAMDGAFSLLENSVEKSNVISVA; encoded by the exons ATGTCTGGTGTAGGGGCACTCTCACTGCATAAGATACTGTGTGTTGGACATGTTTGTGTTGACATGATCAACATTTGCTCCAGCTACCCAGAAGAAGATAGTAAAATTGGTACTACAACAAAAACTAACAG ATGTCTGGATCAGCGTTGGCAGCGAGGCGGTAATGCTTCCAACAATTGTACTGTCCTGGGGCTCCTCGGGGCTAAGCCAACCTTTTTTGGCACCATCGCTGACTCCCCTGAGAAGAG ATTCCTCCTTGAAGACTTTGCCAAGTTTGATGTAAACACAGATTATGCCGTCATACACGAAGGTTGTGACTGTCCAGCGTCGTGCATTATTCTTAGTGCTGCAACAGGGTCACGTACAATTGTGCATGCCAATAAGAATCTTCCAGAAGTTTCTGTGGAAGATTTTGACAAGATTGACTTATCACCATTCAAGTGGGTTCATTTTGAG GGGCGAAATGTGCCAAATGTTACAAAAATGATTGACCGCATAAGGCAGCACAATAAAAACCTTCGGGATGGGATCCCTGTCACTATTTCTGTTGAAATAGAGAAAGCAAAACCTGAGCTTGAGTCACTCATTTCCTTGCCAGATGTGCTCTTTGTCTCCAAGGACTATGCCATGTATAAAGGATACAGAAGTATGCAAGAAACGCTTGAGAAAGTCCAAGCTCAAGCATTTCCCAA GGCCGTTGTGATATGTCCATGGGGAGAAGAAGGTGCAAGTGCAAGCAGCAGTGATGGCAATTTGGTGCATAGTCCTGCCTTCCCTCCTGTCCAAGTGATAGACACATTGGGTGCTGGGGATACCTTCAATGCTGCTACTATATTTTCACTCTCTAGTGGTCGCAGTTTAAAAGATAGTATTACTTTTGGGTGTCGAATTGCAGGCTTGAAAGTTGGCGTTGCAGGATGGGAAGCGCTAAGAAAATTTGCAATGGATGGAGCTTTCTCTTTGTTAGAAAATTCAGTTGAAAAGAGCAATGTTATCAGTGTCGCCTGA
- the LOC123747357 gene encoding ketohexokinase isoform X2: protein MERRMSGVGALSLHKILCVGHVCVDMINICSSYPEEDSKIGTTTKTNRCLDQRWQRGGNASNNCTVLGLLGAKPTFFGTIADSPEKRFLLEDFAKFDVNTDYAVIHEGCDCPASCIILSAATGSRTIVHANKNLPEVSVEDFDKIDLSPFKWVHFEGRNVPNVTKMIDRIRQHNKNLRDGIPVTISVEIEKAKPELESLISLPDVLFVSKDYAMYKGYRSMQETLEKVQAQAFPKAVVICPWGEEGASASSSDGNLVHSPAFPPVQVIDTLGAGDTFNAATIFSLSSGRSLKDSITFGCRIAGLKVGVAGWEALRKFAMDGAFSLLENSVEKSNVISVA from the exons ATGGAACG AAGGATGTCTGGTGTAGGGGCACTCTCACTGCATAAGATACTGTGTGTTGGACATGTTTGTGTTGACATGATCAACATTTGCTCCAGCTACCCAGAAGAAGATAGTAAAATTGGTACTACAACAAAAACTAACAG ATGTCTGGATCAGCGTTGGCAGCGAGGCGGTAATGCTTCCAACAATTGTACTGTCCTGGGGCTCCTCGGGGCTAAGCCAACCTTTTTTGGCACCATCGCTGACTCCCCTGAGAAGAG ATTCCTCCTTGAAGACTTTGCCAAGTTTGATGTAAACACAGATTATGCCGTCATACACGAAGGTTGTGACTGTCCAGCGTCGTGCATTATTCTTAGTGCTGCAACAGGGTCACGTACAATTGTGCATGCCAATAAGAATCTTCCAGAAGTTTCTGTGGAAGATTTTGACAAGATTGACTTATCACCATTCAAGTGGGTTCATTTTGAG GGGCGAAATGTGCCAAATGTTACAAAAATGATTGACCGCATAAGGCAGCACAATAAAAACCTTCGGGATGGGATCCCTGTCACTATTTCTGTTGAAATAGAGAAAGCAAAACCTGAGCTTGAGTCACTCATTTCCTTGCCAGATGTGCTCTTTGTCTCCAAGGACTATGCCATGTATAAAGGATACAGAAGTATGCAAGAAACGCTTGAGAAAGTCCAAGCTCAAGCATTTCCCAA GGCCGTTGTGATATGTCCATGGGGAGAAGAAGGTGCAAGTGCAAGCAGCAGTGATGGCAATTTGGTGCATAGTCCTGCCTTCCCTCCTGTCCAAGTGATAGACACATTGGGTGCTGGGGATACCTTCAATGCTGCTACTATATTTTCACTCTCTAGTGGTCGCAGTTTAAAAGATAGTATTACTTTTGGGTGTCGAATTGCAGGCTTGAAAGTTGGCGTTGCAGGATGGGAAGCGCTAAGAAAATTTGCAATGGATGGAGCTTTCTCTTTGTTAGAAAATTCAGTTGAAAAGAGCAATGTTATCAGTGTCGCCTGA
- the LOC123747356 gene encoding zinc finger protein-like 1 homolog, producing the protein MGLCKCSKKKVTNQFCFEHRVNVCEQCIVEEHTTCVVQSYLHWLDGSDYNPVCRICDDQLAAGECIRLVCYDLFHKECLNDWASRLPPHTAPAGYKCPVCSEAIFPPANYVSPVAERLRETLAIFPWARTGLGLPLIANAGNSDEPDWSAANGTTVAEMDSSDHLSSIHSRPAVTQAKPMGETKTRNIDTTTRVHDHGSSKSCGGTVSDSGSTNVRVTAIEDPPITPSQFRETHHPTGSGVTRKGSSSETRLTVNDKADVDDDENKYKRRSAIEWFGRWWRTMSRPPSRHHQSLIGGRRRMIIVLVLLACATLLVVLSYLGHGASDNDPLLDPHHNPNIHVEGE; encoded by the exons ATGGGGCTTTGTAAATGTTCCAAGAAAAAAGTAACCAATCAGTTTTGTTTTGAGCACAGGGTCAATGTCTGTGAGCAGTGTATTGTTGAGGAGCATACAACA tgTGTTGTCCAGTCGTACCTTCATTGGCTAGATGGCAGTGACTATAATCCTGTGTGTCGGATATGTGATGACCAGTTGGCTGCAGGAGAGTGTATACGACTTGTTTGTTATG ATTTGTTTCATAAGGAGTGTCTAAATGACTGGGCAAGTCGATTACCACCTCACACAGCACCTGCTGGATATAAATGCCCAGTCTGTTCTGAGGCAATATTCCCTCCTGCAAATTATGTCTCTCCTGTGGCTGAGCGGTTAAGGGAGACTCTTGCCATCTTCCCATGGGCGCGAACGGGACTTGGACTGCCTCTG ATAGCAAATGCTGGGAACAGTGATGAACCTGACTGGAGTGCAGCCAATGGTACCACTGTTGCTGAAATGGACAGCAGTGACCATTTGTCatccatccattcaagaccagcAGTTACACAGGCAAAACCTATGGGAGAAACTAAGACGCGCAATATAGACACAACAACTAGAGTTCATGATCACG GCAGTAGTAAGAGCTGTGGAGGCACTGTTAGTGACAGTGGTAGCACTAATGTGAGAGTTACTGCCATTGAAGACCCTCCTATCACTCCATCTCAGTTTAGAGAGACTCACCATCCTACTGGCAGTGGTGTAACACGCAAAGGATCTTCCTCTGAAACACGACTTACTGTAAATGACAAAGCAGATGTTGATGATGATGAAAATAAATATAAGAGAAGATCTGCCATTGAATGGTTTGGCAGATGGTGGAG AACTATGAGTCGTCCACCATCACGTCACCATCAAAGTTTGATAGGGGGACGACGACGTATGATTATAGTTTTAGTATTGCTAGCTTGTGCTACTTTGTTAGTAGTTCTGTCATACTTAGGACATGGAGCTTCAGATAATGATCCTTTACTTGACCCACATCATAACCCCAACATTCATGTTGAGGGAGAGTAA
- the LOC123747357 gene encoding ketohexokinase isoform X4, producing the protein MSSKQNILCVGYCCLDIVSQVSKFPLEDTDQRCLDQRWQRGGNASNNCTVLGLLGAKPTFFGTIADSPEKRFLLEDFAKFDVNTDYAVIHEGCDCPASCIILSAATGSRTIVHANKNLPEVSVEDFDKIDLSPFKWVHFEGRNVPNVTKMIDRIRQHNKNLRDGIPVTISVEIEKAKPELESLISLPDVLFVSKDYAMYKGYRSMQETLEKVQAQAFPKAVVICPWGEEGASASSSDGNLVHSPAFPPVQVIDTLGAGDTFNAATIFSLSSGRSLKDSITFGCRIAGLKVGVAGWEALRKFAMDGAFSLLENSVEKSNVISVA; encoded by the exons ATGAGTTCAAAGCAAAATATACTCTGTGTAGGGTATTGCTGTCTTGACATCGTCAGTCAAGTCTccaagtttcctcttgaagacacAGACCAAAG ATGTCTGGATCAGCGTTGGCAGCGAGGCGGTAATGCTTCCAACAATTGTACTGTCCTGGGGCTCCTCGGGGCTAAGCCAACCTTTTTTGGCACCATCGCTGACTCCCCTGAGAAGAG ATTCCTCCTTGAAGACTTTGCCAAGTTTGATGTAAACACAGATTATGCCGTCATACACGAAGGTTGTGACTGTCCAGCGTCGTGCATTATTCTTAGTGCTGCAACAGGGTCACGTACAATTGTGCATGCCAATAAGAATCTTCCAGAAGTTTCTGTGGAAGATTTTGACAAGATTGACTTATCACCATTCAAGTGGGTTCATTTTGAG GGGCGAAATGTGCCAAATGTTACAAAAATGATTGACCGCATAAGGCAGCACAATAAAAACCTTCGGGATGGGATCCCTGTCACTATTTCTGTTGAAATAGAGAAAGCAAAACCTGAGCTTGAGTCACTCATTTCCTTGCCAGATGTGCTCTTTGTCTCCAAGGACTATGCCATGTATAAAGGATACAGAAGTATGCAAGAAACGCTTGAGAAAGTCCAAGCTCAAGCATTTCCCAA GGCCGTTGTGATATGTCCATGGGGAGAAGAAGGTGCAAGTGCAAGCAGCAGTGATGGCAATTTGGTGCATAGTCCTGCCTTCCCTCCTGTCCAAGTGATAGACACATTGGGTGCTGGGGATACCTTCAATGCTGCTACTATATTTTCACTCTCTAGTGGTCGCAGTTTAAAAGATAGTATTACTTTTGGGTGTCGAATTGCAGGCTTGAAAGTTGGCGTTGCAGGATGGGAAGCGCTAAGAAAATTTGCAATGGATGGAGCTTTCTCTTTGTTAGAAAATTCAGTTGAAAAGAGCAATGTTATCAGTGTCGCCTGA
- the LOC123747355 gene encoding uncharacterized protein, with product MPATCAAYNCGIRRSRGAGISFHRFPMSNPLLLKKWLHGMKKDFIPNRHSILCSNHFAESDLDRSRQTVRLREGAVPSVFDSPSDLPEDLATTQKHGRDTDTSAVMGRVGKRDYGKAHTSVAESKELGKHHPTPKSGVPVHQFLIKDHACVFSDKQEVELVKCIKEADVFFDEMTTKETRKLVYEFAFKYNAIIPNPLWDFDGLVDVAWFKKFVQRHPSISRKKQVNSNVIRKIGFNSRSINYFINTVPDKMRAVSSIKSKFINKENPFECYSSLEHKCNAIPENHTLNNLYASKNDIHVKHEWLYNNTSDKVARENVFIRNVYQGKKSENCEGILNEVNAERKGFVMDNCAFVKEEKDTIVKEENYMLSSDDACVQKYGLLKEEDNLLFCNKISCKNEVLVKEECVFIKEEMDDFV from the exons ATGCCTGCCACCTGTGCTGCTTATAACTGCGGCATAAGAAGGAGCAGAGGAGCTGGCATATCATTTCATAG GTTTCCAATGTCAAACCCTCTCCTTTTGAAAAAATGGCTTCATGGAATGAAGAAAGACTTCATACCAAACCGGCACAGCATTTTGTGTAGTAACCACTTTGCTGAATCGGACCTTGATCGTTCAAGGCAAACTGTACGCCTACGAGAGGGTGCTGTGCCTTCAGTGTTTGACTCGCCTTCAGATTTGCCTGAG GATCTTGCTACAACACAAAAACATGGGAGAGATACAGATACCAGTGCAGTGATGGGAAGAGTAGGAAAGAGAGATTATGGGAAAGCACACACGTCTGTAGCTGAAAGTAAAGAACTTGGAAAGCACCACCCTACACCGAAGTCTGGTGTACCTGTTCATCAGTTTCTTATCAAAGATCATGCATGTGTCTTTTCTGATAAGCAGGAAGTTGAGTTAGTGAAATGCATCAAGGAAGCAGATGTTTTTTTTGATGAAATGACAACCAAGGAGACTCGGAAATTAGTGTATGAGTTTGCTTTTAAATACAATGCAATTATTCCAAATCCTCTGTGGGATTTTGATGGTTTAGTAGATGTAGCATGGTTCAAAAAATTTGTCCAGAGACATCCTAGTATATCCAGAAAAAAGCAAGTTAATTCAAACGTTATTCGAAAAATCGGTTTCAATTCTCGTAGTATTAATTATTTCATAAATACTGTACCAGATAAGATGCGTGCAGTCAGCAGTATTAAAAGCAAGTTTATAAACAAAGAAAACCCATTTGAATGTTATAGCAGTTTAGAACATAAGTGTAATGCTATTCCAGAAAACCACACATTAAACAATCTTTATGCTTCCAAGAATGACATCcatgttaaacatgaatggctgTATAATAATACCTCTGATAAGGTAGCAAGAGAGAATGTTTTTATTAGAAATGTGTATCAGGGTAAGAAGAGTGAAAATTGTGAAGGTATTCTTAATGAAGTTAATGCAGAGAGAAAAGGTTTTGTAATGGATAATTGTGCATTTGTAAAGGAAGAAAAAGATACAATTGTAAAAGAAGAGAATTATATGTTATCTAGTGATGATGCATGTGTACAAAAATATGGTCTTTTAAAAGAGGAGGATAACTTACTTTTTTGTAATAAAATCTCTTGTAAAAATGAAGTACTTGTAAAAGAAGAGTGTGTATTTATAAAAGAAGAAATGGATGATTTTGTATAA